In one window of Thermodesulfobacteriota bacterium DNA:
- a CDS encoding NAD(+)/NADH kinase — MKRLGLIVKVSNPEAIKLADRVADWVVDRGGKVFTDEGLALMIKNAVAVPVKDLPASIDMMVVLGGDGTMLHAARLIDGRRVPILGVNMGSLGFLTAITVKEVFPVLERIERDDFILEERMLLSVEHARDEKVLSTHKVLNDAVIKGESARLVRLETRMNREYVNTYRADGLIVATPTGSTAYSLSANGPILYPTIHSIIVAPICPFNLTNRPVVIPDWMTVDVTVSPEQSNIELILDGQVNLPLESGDMVNIRRAGESVYLVRYDGKSYFEILRERLMWEVGMVRS; from the coding sequence TTGAAGAGGTTAGGCCTCATAGTCAAGGTAAGCAACCCCGAGGCGATAAAGCTCGCCGACAGGGTGGCGGACTGGGTCGTCGATAGGGGCGGCAAGGTCTTTACCGACGAGGGGCTGGCCCTCATGATAAAGAACGCCGTTGCGGTCCCGGTAAAGGACCTCCCCGCGAGTATCGACATGATGGTCGTGCTCGGCGGCGACGGCACCATGCTCCACGCCGCCAGGCTCATAGACGGCAGGCGGGTCCCCATCCTCGGGGTGAACATGGGGAGCCTCGGCTTCCTCACCGCGATAACCGTCAAGGAGGTCTTCCCCGTCCTTGAAAGGATAGAGCGGGACGACTTCATACTCGAGGAGCGCATGCTCCTTTCGGTCGAGCACGCGAGGGACGAAAAGGTCCTCTCGACCCACAAGGTCCTGAACGACGCGGTCATAAAGGGCGAGAGCGCGAGGCTCGTAAGGCTCGAGACTCGCATGAACAGGGAATATGTCAACACCTACAGGGCCGACGGCCTCATCGTGGCCACGCCTACCGGCTCGACGGCTTACTCACTCTCCGCCAACGGCCCCATACTATACCCGACGATACATTCCATAATAGTGGCCCCCATATGCCCCTTCAACCTCACGAACAGGCCGGTGGTCATACCGGACTGGATGACTGTCGACGTGACCGTGAGCCCGGAGCAGTCGAACATCGAGCTCATACTCGACGGCCAGGTGAACCTCCCGCTCGAGAGCGGCGACATGGTCAATATAAGGCGCGCCGGCGAGAGCGTCTATCTCGTGAGATACGACGGAAAGAGCTATTTCGAGATACTCCGCGAGAGGCTTATGTGGGAGGTCGGCATGGTGAGGAGCTGA
- a CDS encoding fumarylacetoacetate hydrolase family protein yields the protein MKLCRFESSGKVLYGVIEGGSVFELDADPYSGSFVFTRDLIRSTGHDLEKVRLLAPVSPSKIVAIGLNYKAHAAEFGKPLPEEPMIFMKPSTAVIGPGDEIVYPAHMSHRVDYEGELAVVIGKTAKEVQSRDASDYILGYTCLNDVTARDLQKKDVQYIRAKGFDTFAPVGPCISTDLDPLDTVIKTRLNGETKQDTSTRDMIFNVFELVSFVSHVMTLLPGDIIATGTPSGVGKMRPGDTVEVDIEGIGVLRNTIAEGRASRKLWADG from the coding sequence GTGAAGCTCTGCAGGTTCGAGTCCTCCGGAAAGGTCCTCTATGGGGTTATCGAGGGCGGGAGCGTCTTCGAGCTTGACGCCGACCCTTATTCCGGGTCGTTCGTGTTTACAAGGGACTTGATCCGTTCGACAGGACACGACCTCGAAAAGGTGAGGCTTCTTGCGCCCGTCTCCCCGTCGAAAATAGTCGCGATAGGCCTCAACTACAAGGCCCACGCGGCAGAATTCGGGAAGCCCTTGCCCGAGGAGCCGATGATCTTCATGAAGCCCTCGACCGCGGTCATCGGCCCCGGCGACGAGATAGTCTATCCCGCTCACATGTCACACAGGGTGGATTACGAGGGCGAGCTTGCGGTCGTCATTGGGAAGACGGCAAAGGAGGTGCAGTCGAGGGACGCTTCCGATTACATACTCGGCTACACCTGCCTGAACGACGTCACGGCCCGCGACCTCCAGAAAAAGGACGTGCAGTACATCCGGGCAAAGGGCTTCGATACCTTCGCGCCGGTCGGGCCGTGCATATCCACCGACCTCGACCCACTGGATACCGTTATAAAGACCCGCCTTAACGGCGAGACGAAACAGGACACCTCGACAAGGGATATGATATTCAACGTATTCGAGCTCGTAAGCTTCGTCTCCCACGTGATGACGCTCCTCCCGGGCGATATAATCGCCACGGGGACCCCCTCGGGGGTGGGCAAGATGAGGCCCGGCGACACCGTCGAGGTCGATATAGAGGGCATAGGCGTATTGAGGAATACGATAGCCGAAGGCAGGGCTTCCAGGAAGCTCTGGGCTGACGGTTAG
- the argF gene encoding ornithine carbamoyltransferase yields the protein MHLLTIADLKKDDIDRLIGNAVTLKSRHKKGIPHNPLRGRTLALIFEKSSTRTRVSFEAAMHQLGGSAIFMSQRDSQIGRGEPIKDTARVMSRYVDAVVIRTFGHGIIEEYAKYSSVPVINGLTDLHHPCQVLADLMTVVEKKGGYEGIKACWIGDGNNMANSWIEAAMQLKFELTLACPNGYWPEKAILDKAVAANPKIRVVESVEEAAKGADVLNTDVWASMGQEEEAEARKKAFEGYQINEKLLGLAKKDAIALHCLPAHRGEEITDEAMEGPASAIWDQAENRLHIQKAVLEWLLAGKKSEGA from the coding sequence ATGCACCTCCTTACAATAGCCGACCTTAAAAAAGACGATATCGACCGCCTCATAGGAAACGCGGTCACCTTGAAGTCCCGCCACAAGAAGGGCATCCCGCACAATCCTTTACGCGGCAGGACGCTCGCGCTCATATTCGAGAAGTCCTCGACGAGGACGCGCGTATCCTTCGAGGCCGCCATGCACCAGCTCGGCGGGAGCGCCATATTCATGAGCCAGAGGGACTCGCAGATAGGCCGGGGCGAGCCCATAAAGGACACCGCGCGCGTGATGTCCCGGTACGTCGACGCCGTTGTCATCAGGACCTTCGGCCACGGGATAATAGAGGAGTACGCGAAGTATTCTTCCGTCCCGGTCATAAACGGCCTCACCGACCTCCATCACCCCTGCCAGGTGCTCGCGGACCTCATGACGGTAGTCGAGAAAAAAGGCGGCTACGAAGGCATAAAGGCCTGCTGGATAGGCGACGGCAACAACATGGCCAACTCGTGGATAGAGGCTGCAATGCAGCTTAAGTTCGAGCTTACGCTCGCCTGCCCCAATGGATATTGGCCCGAAAAGGCGATACTCGATAAGGCCGTTGCCGCAAACCCGAAGATACGCGTAGTCGAAAGCGTGGAAGAGGCCGCAAAGGGAGCGGACGTCCTCAATACCGACGTCTGGGCGAGCATGGGGCAGGAGGAAGAGGCAGAGGCGAGGAAAAAGGCCTTCGAGGGCTACCAGATAAACGAGAAGCTACTTGGGCTTGCGAAGAAGGACGCGATAGCGCTCCACTGCCTCCCCGCGCACAGGGGTGAGGAGATAACAGACGAGGCGATGGAAGGCCCGGCGTCCGCCATATGGGACCAGGCCGAGAACAGGCTTCACATACAGAAGGCCGTGCTCGAATGGCTGCTGGCCGGAAAAAAAAGCGAAGGAGCTTGA
- a CDS encoding transcriptional regulator has protein sequence MKSVLILLAVFFIVLALKKALEAKKGRGAGEVSAPRDTVQNGRGDSEEMVLDTVCGTYVPISSALRSSEGGRSLFFCSDECRAKFMAGRH, from the coding sequence TTGAAGAGCGTACTCATATTATTGGCCGTATTCTTTATCGTACTTGCGCTTAAAAAGGCGCTCGAGGCAAAAAAGGGGCGCGGGGCCGGAGAGGTCTCGGCCCCCCGCGACACCGTTCAGAACGGGCGCGGCGATAGCGAGGAGATGGTGCTGGATACGGTCTGCGGGACATATGTTCCAATAAGCTCGGCTTTGAGGTCGTCCGAAGGCGGCAGGAGCCTTTTTTTCTGTTCCGATGAGTGCAGGGCGAAGTTCATGGCGGGCCGCCACTAG
- the folK gene encoding 2-amino-4-hydroxy-6-hydroxymethyldihydropteridine diphosphokinase, whose product MEERIFIALGSNLGDRAGNIREAIRLAEKGGGLAVVRISPLYESEPWGQEDQPRFVNAVMEARSGLPPGELLQYLKGIETEMGRQEAERWGPRLIDLDIIFYGSRVVKDERVEVPHPYAKERAFVMVPLSDIAPGFIDPLSGAPVSELAERTGKEGLRRLEG is encoded by the coding sequence ATGGAAGAACGGATATTCATAGCCCTGGGCTCTAACCTTGGGGACAGGGCCGGGAACATCCGCGAGGCGATAAGGCTTGCGGAAAAAGGCGGCGGGCTTGCTGTCGTGAGAATAAGCCCGCTCTATGAATCCGAGCCCTGGGGCCAGGAGGACCAGCCGAGGTTCGTTAACGCGGTCATGGAGGCGAGAAGCGGGTTGCCGCCCGGCGAGCTTTTACAATATCTCAAAGGCATAGAAACGGAGATGGGGAGGCAAGAGGCGGAAAGGTGGGGCCCGCGCCTCATCGACCTTGATATAATATTCTACGGCTCGAGGGTTGTAAAAGACGAGCGCGTCGAGGTGCCGCACCCGTACGCGAAAGAGCGGGCCTTTGTCATGGTCCCCCTCTCGGACATCGCGCCCGGGTTCATCGACCCGCTTTCAGGGGCCCCTGTCTCGGAATTGGCGGAAAGGACCGGGAAAGAGGGGCTAAGGAGACTGGAAGGTTGA
- a CDS encoding N-acetyltransferase gives MVRKALLSDVESIHQIVEAFARRGIMLHRSASDICATLRDFFVYEEGGKILGTCALHIASPEMGEVRSLAVRSGHTGRGIGTKLVTACLEEAVELGLRRVFALTYKPGFFKKLRFKCISKEVLPHKIWGDCIKCVKFPNCDEIAVIIELAEGPRERGQREGIS, from the coding sequence TTGGTAAGGAAGGCGCTTCTTTCGGACGTAGAGAGCATACACCAGATAGTCGAGGCGTTTGCCAGGCGGGGCATAATGCTCCACAGGTCGGCCTCGGACATCTGCGCGACGCTGAGGGACTTTTTCGTATACGAGGAGGGCGGGAAGATACTCGGGACCTGCGCCCTGCATATTGCTTCGCCGGAGATGGGCGAGGTGAGGTCGCTTGCCGTAAGGAGCGGGCACACCGGCAGGGGCATAGGGACCAAGCTCGTGACCGCCTGCCTTGAAGAGGCCGTTGAGCTTGGATTAAGGAGGGTGTTCGCGCTCACCTACAAGCCGGGGTTCTTCAAGAAGCTCAGGTTCAAGTGCATAAGCAAGGAGGTACTGCCGCACAAGATATGGGGCGACTGCATAAAATGCGTGAAGTTCCCGAACTGCGACGAAATAGCCGTCATAATCGAGCTCGCGGAAGGGCCGCGGGAAAGGGGGCAGCGTGAAGGGATTTCTTGA
- a CDS encoding DUF262 domain-containing protein, with amino-acid sequence MQLNQTSHPISWFRDRNIEKALIIKPPYQRKPVWIPTQKAYLIDTILKKYLIPEIYIHRETDATGNSIYNIVDGQQRIKSILDFITGDLPLSEEYNPEYADYEFSELPDAIRKEFWNYTLFCREITDATEEEVRNLFKRMNRNVVALNPQELRHATYSGDFIKLMEELAENEFWAENRIVTTSEIRRMKDVQFVSELFVSMMNGIQDKTKELDNFYAQYEQNFVDKTRWHRLFEKILDQINSILGDLKCTRWRNKSDFYSLFMALKEILGENSIPQRNWIKLSSALMSFSEQVNDFIAIQKEKKKKRFSSDIQNYASAVTKAATDKGSRVLRTKIVHEILRKYAVKNP; translated from the coding sequence ATGCAGCTTAATCAAACATCGCACCCAATTAGCTGGTTTAGGGATAGAAATATTGAGAAAGCATTAATAATAAAGCCGCCATATCAAAGAAAGCCTGTATGGATTCCTACTCAGAAAGCTTATTTGATTGATACTATTTTAAAGAAATATCTAATTCCAGAAATATATATACATCGCGAAACAGATGCGACTGGGAATAGTATTTACAATATCGTTGATGGCCAGCAAAGGATAAAAAGCATATTGGATTTCATTACGGGGGATTTGCCTCTTTCAGAGGAATACAATCCAGAGTATGCTGATTATGAATTTTCGGAATTACCAGATGCAATAAGGAAAGAGTTTTGGAATTATACATTGTTTTGCAGGGAAATTACTGACGCAACTGAAGAAGAGGTGCGGAATTTATTCAAGAGAATGAATCGTAATGTTGTTGCATTAAATCCCCAAGAACTTAGGCATGCAACCTATTCAGGGGACTTTATTAAACTAATGGAAGAATTAGCAGAAAATGAATTTTGGGCGGAAAATCGCATCGTTACCACAAGTGAAATCAGAAGAATGAAGGATGTGCAATTTGTAAGTGAATTATTTGTTTCAATGATGAATGGTATTCAAGATAAAACTAAAGAGCTGGATAATTTTTATGCTCAATATGAACAAAATTTCGTAGATAAAACAAGATGGCATCGTCTCTTTGAAAAAATTTTAGATCAAATAAATTCAATTTTGGGAGATTTAAAGTGTACAAGATGGAGAAATAAATCTGATTTCTATAGTCTTTTTATGGCTTTGAAGGAAATACTTGGTGAGAATAGTATACCACAAAGGAATTGGATTAAGCTGTCTTCTGCGTTGATGTCATTTTCTGAGCAGGTGAATGATTTTATTGCAATTCAGAAAGAAAAGAAAAAGAAAAGATTTTCTAGTGACATTCAAAATTATGCGAGCGCGGTAACAAAAGCAGCAACAGATAAGGGTAGCCGCGTTCTTAGGACTAAAATTGTACATGAAATTCTAAGAAAATATGCAGTTAAAAATCCATAG
- a CDS encoding alcohol dehydrogenase catalytic domain-containing protein has translation MKAAVYYSNSDIRIEERPVPSIGPGEALVRIEASGICGSDVMEWYRIKKAPLVLGHEIAGTIEKTGPGVKGFKPGDRVTVAHHVPCNTCRYCLSGNHSVCDTLRSTNFDPGGFCEFVRVPAINLDRGTFVLPDNVSSEDATFIEPLGCVVRAFRSARFSPGMSVLVIGSGMSGLLHIRLARALGAGMIAATDINDFRLDAATRSGADLALDARTDVPARIREAFGRPADLVIICAASDPAITQGLKSVDRGGTIIFFAPKEPGGTYPLPLFDLWRDNITIVNSYASPPYDTLVALELIASGRVRVNDLITHRLGLGEAQEGFRVVAGAGAGAGESIKVVIEPQR, from the coding sequence TTGAAGGCCGCCGTCTACTACAGCAACAGCGACATACGGATCGAGGAAAGGCCCGTCCCCTCCATAGGTCCCGGAGAGGCGCTCGTGAGGATAGAGGCGAGCGGCATCTGCGGTAGCGACGTAATGGAGTGGTACAGGATAAAGAAGGCGCCGCTCGTCCTGGGGCACGAGATAGCCGGCACCATTGAAAAGACCGGCCCCGGCGTAAAGGGCTTCAAGCCCGGCGACCGTGTGACGGTCGCCCACCACGTGCCGTGCAATACGTGCAGGTATTGCCTGTCCGGGAACCATTCGGTCTGCGACACGCTCCGCTCGACCAACTTCGACCCGGGCGGATTTTGCGAGTTCGTGAGGGTCCCGGCCATAAACCTCGACAGGGGCACATTCGTCCTTCCGGACAATGTGAGCTCCGAGGACGCTACCTTCATCGAGCCGCTCGGCTGCGTTGTCCGGGCGTTCAGGTCGGCAAGGTTCTCCCCCGGCATGAGCGTACTCGTAATCGGGAGCGGCATGTCCGGGCTCCTGCACATAAGGCTTGCGCGGGCCCTCGGCGCAGGTATGATAGCCGCCACTGACATTAACGATTTTAGGCTCGATGCCGCTACCCGCTCGGGCGCGGACCTCGCGCTCGATGCGCGCACGGACGTGCCTGCAAGGATAAGGGAGGCCTTCGGAAGACCTGCCGACCTCGTCATAATATGCGCCGCAAGCGATCCGGCCATAACCCAGGGCCTAAAGAGCGTTGACCGGGGCGGCACTATCATCTTTTTCGCGCCCAAGGAGCCGGGCGGGACATACCCGCTCCCGCTATTCGACCTCTGGAGGGACAACATCACCATCGTCAATTCCTATGCCTCTCCGCCGTACGACACCCTCGTCGCCCTGGAGCTCATCGCCTCCGGAAGGGTCAGGGTCAACGACCTCATAACGCACAGGCTCGGCCTGGGTGAAGCGCAGGAAGGCTTCAGGGTCGTGGCCGGGGCAGGGGCCGGTGCCGGGGAATCGATAAAGGTCGTAATAGAGCCGCAGAGGTGA
- a CDS encoding LL-diaminopimelate aminotransferase produces the protein MPEDFIQGSFAERIGGKLFGKSQKIYKFEKIKRAKAEARKNNPNAELFDFGVGEPDEMAFPPVVEALKLECAKPENRGYSDNGIQELKEAAARYLDKVYGVAGIDPSKEVVHSIGSKPALAMLPDAFINPGDGVLMTVPGYPILATHTEWNGGRVVKLPLMEEKGFLPDLDAIPANDLAGIKLLYLNYPNNPTGAAATPEFFEKVVAFAKKNKIIVVHDAAYAALSFDSRPLSFLSVPGAKDVGVEIHSFSKAFNMTGWRLAFVAGNEKAVSAYAHVKDNYDSGQFIAIQKAGIYALDHPEITEKISDKYKRRLKLMVEALDSCGFSAVMPKGSFYLYVRAPKKAKKTNTVFSSAEDVSEYLIKEAHISTVPWDDVGSYLRFSATFAAKNKDEEYRVIEELKKRLKGLDLEF, from the coding sequence ATGCCTGAGGATTTCATCCAGGGCTCTTTCGCGGAGAGGATAGGGGGAAAACTTTTCGGAAAGAGCCAGAAGATCTACAAATTCGAGAAGATAAAGAGGGCCAAGGCAGAGGCCAGGAAGAACAACCCCAATGCGGAGCTCTTTGATTTCGGCGTGGGCGAGCCTGACGAGATGGCTTTCCCGCCCGTGGTAGAGGCGCTTAAGCTCGAATGCGCAAAGCCCGAGAACAGGGGCTATTCGGACAACGGCATACAGGAGCTGAAGGAAGCGGCCGCAAGATACCTCGACAAGGTCTACGGGGTCGCCGGCATAGACCCGTCAAAGGAGGTCGTCCATTCCATAGGGTCGAAGCCCGCGCTGGCCATGCTCCCGGACGCCTTCATAAACCCCGGCGACGGCGTGCTCATGACCGTGCCGGGATATCCCATCCTCGCCACCCACACCGAGTGGAACGGCGGGCGCGTGGTGAAGCTCCCGCTTATGGAAGAGAAAGGGTTCCTGCCGGACCTGGACGCCATTCCGGCAAACGACCTTGCCGGGATAAAGCTCCTCTATCTCAATTACCCCAATAACCCTACCGGCGCCGCCGCGACCCCTGAGTTCTTCGAGAAGGTCGTCGCGTTCGCGAAGAAGAACAAGATTATCGTCGTCCACGACGCCGCTTATGCCGCGCTCTCCTTCGATTCGAGGCCGTTGAGCTTCCTTTCGGTGCCGGGGGCGAAGGACGTGGGCGTGGAGATACACTCCTTCTCCAAGGCCTTCAACATGACCGGCTGGAGGCTCGCATTCGTCGCGGGGAACGAGAAGGCCGTCTCCGCATACGCGCACGTGAAGGACAACTACGACTCCGGCCAGTTCATCGCCATACAGAAGGCCGGGATCTACGCCCTCGACCATCCGGAAATAACCGAGAAGATTTCGGACAAATACAAGAGAAGGCTCAAGCTCATGGTCGAGGCGCTCGATAGCTGCGGCTTCTCGGCCGTCATGCCCAAGGGCTCTTTCTATCTCTATGTCCGCGCCCCTAAAAAAGCGAAAAAGACCAATACGGTTTTCTCGTCAGCCGAGGACGTCTCCGAGTACCTCATAAAAGAGGCGCACATCTCGACCGTGCCGTGGGACGACGTGGGGAGCTACTTGAGGTTCTCCGCGACATTCGCGGCCAAAAACAAGGACGAGGAATACAGGGTGATAGAGGAGCTTAAGAAGAGGCTTAAGGGGCTGGACCTCGAATTCTGA
- the lsrF gene encoding 3-hydroxy-5-phosphonooxypentane-2,4-dione thiolase, whose product MGWGKKNRLAKIIRPETGRTVMLAVDHGYFLGPTSGLEEPGKTIAPLVKHADCLMLTRGVLRACVDPGVDVPIMLRVSGGTSILGNLADEGTTVSMRDAIRMNAAGVALSIFVGAELERKSLLALADLINEAEEYGIPVLAVTAVGKEMVRDSRYLGLACRIAAELGAHVVKTYYCEDFEKVVKSCPVPIVIAGGKKIPEREVIDLSYNAVSRGAVGVDMGRNIFQSEHPVAMIKTVREIVHKDLKPDKAWDLFNTLAGEKETAAR is encoded by the coding sequence ATGGGTTGGGGGAAGAAAAACCGTCTTGCGAAAATAATACGGCCTGAAACCGGAAGGACCGTCATGTTAGCCGTTGACCACGGTTATTTCCTCGGCCCCACGAGCGGGCTCGAAGAGCCGGGAAAGACCATAGCGCCGCTTGTAAAACACGCTGACTGCCTCATGCTTACTAGAGGTGTCCTCCGGGCCTGCGTGGACCCGGGCGTGGACGTTCCCATAATGCTCAGGGTGTCGGGCGGCACCAGCATACTCGGCAACCTCGCGGACGAGGGCACGACGGTCTCGATGAGGGACGCCATCAGGATGAACGCCGCCGGGGTGGCCCTTTCGATATTCGTCGGCGCGGAGCTCGAAAGAAAGTCGCTTCTCGCGCTCGCTGACCTCATAAACGAGGCCGAGGAGTACGGGATACCCGTGCTCGCCGTGACCGCGGTCGGGAAGGAGATGGTGAGGGACTCCCGCTACCTTGGGCTCGCCTGCAGGATAGCCGCCGAGCTCGGCGCCCACGTCGTCAAGACATACTACTGCGAGGACTTCGAGAAGGTAGTAAAGAGCTGCCCGGTGCCCATAGTCATAGCCGGCGGCAAAAAGATACCCGAGAGGGAGGTGATCGACCTCTCCTATAACGCCGTCTCCAGGGGCGCCGTGGGCGTGGACATGGGGCGCAACATCTTCCAGTCCGAGCACCCGGTCGCCATGATAAAGACCGTAAGGGAGATAGTGCACAAGGACTTGAAGCCTGATAAGGCTTGGGACCTCTTCAATACCCTGGCAGGCGAGAAGGAGACCGCCGCCCGTTGA
- the recN gene encoding DNA repair protein RecN, whose product MLLELSIKDFAIIESLSIGFGPGLNIFTGSTGAGKSIIMDALALVLGDRASGDLIREGSVEAQVEALFDISGVRGSGLDDMLAEAGFQASDELLIKRVVQRAGRNRIYINGSLSTLVTLTEVGRRLIDIYGQSEHQSLARSDEHVEVLDSFGGLLDKRARMASAYRETAEARRELEKLIADAKGGRERKEFLSFQLNELSAAGLKPGEEEELKGLRERLQSVGKLREAAEFAGRAVYSESGSVTERLGAVARSLKEVSGLDERLKEAAARVEASLIELEDAGAFFRDYASSIEADPDALETASERLDLIGRLKKKYGGSVGEMLLKKEALEKELGLLENTDLRQAELEARFNAAHSKAAVIAGELNAGRLEAARGLKASIEEELANLGMKGAVFEVLVEEDRGHDGGPRLTEKGADKVSFHIAANKGEGLKPLAKVASGGELSRIMLAIKSVISSGRVPTMVFDEIDTGVSGAMAQVVGLKLKEVSRANQVLCITHLPQVAAFADRHFAVSKEAAGERTVTRVREVTGDSRVDEISAMLGGLKVTETTKKHALELIQAAGKLARPGKALKKPSEGNFL is encoded by the coding sequence ATGCTGCTTGAACTGAGTATCAAGGACTTCGCCATAATCGAATCTCTTTCCATCGGGTTCGGCCCGGGCCTTAACATCTTCACGGGCTCGACCGGCGCGGGAAAGAGCATAATCATGGACGCGCTCGCGCTGGTGCTCGGCGACAGGGCCTCGGGCGACCTCATCCGCGAGGGCAGCGTTGAGGCGCAGGTCGAGGCCCTCTTCGACATCTCGGGCGTAAGGGGGAGCGGCCTTGACGACATGCTCGCCGAGGCGGGCTTCCAGGCCTCAGACGAGCTCCTTATAAAGAGGGTCGTCCAGCGTGCCGGAAGGAACAGGATATACATAAACGGGAGCCTCTCGACGCTTGTGACATTAACGGAAGTAGGGCGTAGGCTCATAGACATATACGGCCAGAGCGAGCACCAGTCCCTCGCGAGGTCTGACGAGCACGTAGAGGTGCTTGATTCGTTCGGAGGCCTTCTTGATAAGCGCGCCCGCATGGCATCGGCATACAGGGAAACGGCAGAGGCGAGGCGCGAGCTTGAGAAGCTCATCGCGGACGCGAAGGGGGGAAGGGAGAGAAAGGAATTCCTTTCCTTTCAGCTGAACGAGCTGTCTGCAGCCGGCTTGAAGCCCGGCGAGGAAGAGGAGCTTAAGGGCCTCAGGGAGAGGCTCCAGTCAGTAGGGAAACTCAGGGAGGCTGCCGAATTCGCCGGGCGGGCCGTATACTCGGAATCCGGCTCTGTTACCGAGAGGCTCGGGGCTGTCGCAAGGTCCTTGAAGGAGGTCTCCGGGCTCGACGAGCGGCTTAAGGAGGCGGCGGCGAGGGTGGAGGCGAGCCTCATCGAGCTTGAGGACGCAGGCGCCTTTTTTCGGGACTACGCCTCCTCGATAGAGGCAGACCCCGATGCCCTGGAAACGGCCTCCGAAAGGCTCGACCTCATCGGCAGGCTCAAGAAGAAATACGGCGGAAGCGTCGGTGAGATGCTCCTTAAAAAGGAAGCGCTGGAAAAGGAGCTCGGGCTTCTTGAGAATACGGACTTGAGGCAGGCGGAGCTCGAAGCCAGGTTCAATGCCGCGCATTCAAAGGCTGCCGTGATAGCCGGCGAGCTTAACGCCGGGAGGCTTGAGGCCGCAAGGGGGCTCAAGGCCAGTATAGAGGAAGAGCTTGCGAACCTCGGCATGAAAGGCGCGGTCTTCGAGGTCCTCGTCGAGGAGGACAGGGGGCACGACGGAGGCCCGAGGCTAACGGAAAAGGGCGCTGACAAGGTGAGCTTCCATATAGCCGCCAACAAGGGCGAGGGCCTCAAGCCCCTCGCAAAAGTCGCTTCCGGAGGCGAGCTTTCGAGGATAATGCTCGCCATAAAGAGCGTAATATCCTCGGGCAGGGTCCCGACAATGGTCTTCGACGAGATAGATACGGGCGTAAGCGGCGCAATGGCCCAGGTCGTGGGGCTCAAGCTCAAAGAGGTGTCCAGGGCCAACCAGGTGCTTTGCATAACGCACCTTCCGCAGGTCGCGGCCTTTGCCGACAGGCACTTCGCGGTATCGAAGGAGGCAGCGGGCGAAAGGACGGTCACCAGGGTCAGGGAGGTAACTGGCGACAGCAGGGTGGACGAGATATCCGCCATGCTCGGCGGCCTCAAGGTAACGGAAACAACGAAAAAGCACGCTTTGGAACTCATTCAGGCTGCAGGCAAGCTCGCCAGGCCGGGCAAGGCGCTGAAAAAGCCTTCTGAGGGAAACTTTCTGTAG